From the genome of Pelosinus fermentans DSM 17108:
AACAGCAATTAGACAATCTAAAACTGTCGATGTTGCCCGCGCAGCCTTAATCGAAGGTTTTGATTTGAGCGACAAACAAGCCCAGGCCATTTTAGATTTGCGTCTGCAGCGCTTAACTGGTCTGGAACGAGAAAAAATTGAAAATGAATATAAAGATCTATTAGAAACTATTGAATGGCTGGAGTCTGTTTTGGCTGATGATCAAAAAGTGCTGAATATTATTAAAGAAGAATTAATGGATGTTCGAAAACGTTTTGGTGATGATCGCCGCACAATTATCACAGATGATTTATCTAAATTGGCAATAGAGGATTTAATTGCTGAGGAAGATATTGTACTTACGTTGACTCGTTCTAGCTATGTAAAACGTCTTCCGGTTGATACCTATCGGAATCAAAAACGAGGCGGACGTGGTGTCGCTGGTATGGGAACGAAAGAAGAAGATTTTGTAGAACATTTATTTGTGACGACAACACATCATAATATTTTGTTCTTCACTAATCGAGGGCGGGTATATCGACTGAAAGGTTATGAAATACCTGAAGCAAGCCGTACCTCCAAAGGTACATCCATTATCAATCTATTGCCGTTAGAAGGGCAAGAAAGAATCACCGCTGTGATTCCAATTAAAGCCTTTACGAATACGCGCTATTTATTTATGGCGACTGCAAAAGGTATTGTTAAGAAAACCGAATTAATGGATTTTGATACTGCAAGAAAAACAGGTTTGATAGCGATAACGTTAGATGAAGATGATGATTTGATTGGTGTTAAGCTGACAAATGGTGAGCAGTATGTTCTTATGGGAACCCAGGATGGACTTGCTATTTACTTCCCTGAAACCGATGTTCGCGATATGGGACGTACCGCCCGAGGTGTGAGAGGTATTCGTCTCCATGAAGGTGATAGTGTAGTTGGTATGGATACCTTAAAACAAGAAGGCGAAGTATTGACTGTAACTGCTGAAGGTTATGGAAAACGTACCCCAGTCGATAGTTATCGAAATCAAAAACGTGGTGGCAAAGGTGTCATTAACACAAAAGTAACGGAAAAAACAGGTCAGGTTGTAGGCATTAAGGTAGTGCGTCCTGGTCAGGAATTGATGTTAATCAGCAGTGAAGGTATTGTTATACGCATTGATATTGACACCATATCTGTAATTAGCCGAAATACTCAAGGTGTTAAATTGATGAAAACCGGTGAAAATGATAAAGTTGTGGCTCTAGCTGCTGTGGAAAAGAAGGCAGATATTGATTAATCGTTA
Proteins encoded in this window:
- the gyrA gene encoding DNA gyrase subunit A, yielding MDFGLGKVLPVSIEQEMKGSYIDYAMSVITMRALPDVRDGLKPVHRRILYAMHEAGMASNKPYKKSARIVGEVLGKYHPHGDSSVYQAIVRLAQDFSTRYLMVDGHGNFGSVDGDSAAAMRYTEVRMSRIAEAMVADIEKDTVDFTPNYDESMQEPAVLPAKVPNLLVNGSSGIAVGMATNIPPHNLREVIDALIMMIDNAEVTIPELMTAVKGPDFPTRGLILGKEGIYSAYTTGRGVVKMRAQARVDKMANGKPRIIVTEIPYQVNKATLIEKIADLVRDKVIDGITDLRDESDRNGMRIVIELRRDINADVILNQLYKHTQLQDTFGIIMLALVEGRPRVLNLREMLYYYLEHQKIVIVRRTTYELAKAKARAHILEGLKIALDHIDAVITAIRQSKTVDVARAALIEGFDLSDKQAQAILDLRLQRLTGLEREKIENEYKDLLETIEWLESVLADDQKVLNIIKEELMDVRKRFGDDRRTIITDDLSKLAIEDLIAEEDIVLTLTRSSYVKRLPVDTYRNQKRGGRGVAGMGTKEEDFVEHLFVTTTHHNILFFTNRGRVYRLKGYEIPEASRTSKGTSIINLLPLEGQERITAVIPIKAFTNTRYLFMATAKGIVKKTELMDFDTARKTGLIAITLDEDDDLIGVKLTNGEQYVLMGTQDGLAIYFPETDVRDMGRTARGVRGIRLHEGDSVVGMDTLKQEGEVLTVTAEGYGKRTPVDSYRNQKRGGKGVINTKVTEKTGQVVGIKVVRPGQELMLISSEGIVIRIDIDTISVISRNTQGVKLMKTGENDKVVALAAVEKKADID